The Amblyraja radiata isolate CabotCenter1 chromosome 39, sAmbRad1.1.pri, whole genome shotgun sequence sequence GCTTGATGTTTACACTATTGAAGGAACCAATCTGTGGCCACCATCAGGTGCATGTGCTGGCCTACATTAACTCACTGAATGAGAGCATGATGGACGGTTCTAACAGGCTGCTATTACCTCTCCAGCACGGTGGCAGGGATGGAAACAGGTCAAGGCTGATGGTATTTGAAAGAAATGTCAGCACAAGGCTGATGATTCAAGACTGCTTATCAGAAACTTTAAAAAAGCAAGCAGGGACCAACATCCTTTGCTGTTTATACTCCACACCCTTAAGATTATTTCACGATATAGAAAGACAAGTGACTCCAGTGAAATTCAACATGAGCTACTTAGACCATGGCTTCCTACAACAATACTGGAGGACAAAACAGACCTCAAACTGTCACACTTATCAGATGACAAAACAAAACATTGTGTCTGAGAATCGACTTCAAATTAAATGTATAAGATTTATAGTGACCATAGAATTTAACTGCAGCATTATTTTCAAGACCCATGCTTTGGACTTGAATCTATTTTATAACACATGTGACCCATGAAAAGTTCGAATGCAAAATGCTGCAGGTGCTGGGAATATTCCAGGGTTCATGGCAGAATGAGCCGAGAGACATTGTTTACGTCACCAAAGATGCCACCAGACCTGCTGCGTATTCCCAGCAACACCAGCATTTTGCTTTTGGGCAAGAATGCTCAGTGAATTCAAACAAATTACCTGAAAAGTGCAATCAAAATTGACGGCTAAATATCCAGTTCCAATATTTAGAATAATCCTCAGGGGCTAGCTGAAGCAGGTATGAAGGCGTGGAGTGCATCCAGTACCAAATGATTGGGCAATATGGTGCCAGGAAGGTGGAATATCTAATGAAAACAATCAAATTGAAGTTTACCCATTACTGATATATAGCAATTAAGACATATACTAGTGGACGCATGTTTGCTCTAGGGAGTAATGTTCAATTTGTGAAAATCACAAAGGAAGCCCTCAGACCACAAACTTGAAAATACGATCATACATAAACAACAGACTGCATTATTACTCAGTGCCCTTGGGCAAAATATGTTTGCAGGCTATTGGATTGTTCTCTTCCTGATCCAAGGATTGTAAGTGAATCAAAATATAGTGCTGGTGGAGAGGGAGATGCTACAGTTTGAGAGGCAGGGATGAGTACTTATAAAAGCTGGACCAGCAAACAACAATGTGCCTTCAGAGTAAAACACACCCCTATCCCTCTCCAAACCTCCCTTACTTTCCTAAAGTGATCGGCAGGTCCTTCAGGGCAAATCTGAAGTACCAGGAAGCAATAAGCATGATGAATAAGAGAGAAAAAGACATGTTGTGCTACAGAACACTAAGTCCAACCACAGAGTAGTAACTCATCATATGAAAGTACTATCCGATGGGACTGGATTCCTTTATAGGCTGGCAAGAGTTTTGTGAGGGATTGGGAGCAGTTTCATTCGCCTGATGCCCGTGCTGAAGTATCCTTCGTCACTGCCGCTGCTCTTCACGCTGATCTGCTCGTCAGAGTCACTCACACCACTATTGCTCCAATCCAGTTCTCTCGCCATACCCTCAGTGCTTTCCACATCCACATCAATGTCTTCTGCAGGAGAAAACAAAAGATCACCAGAAGTAGTGAGAGCTTTGCACTTTGTTAATCATTTTATATTCCCATTCCATCTATTTAACTGCAAGTTTCTATTGTTGAAATAAaccgttgttgtttttttttttaactttgtagAACACCGCTACTTATTTTTACAATATCCTTTAATTTACAGGATATTTATGGTTTAACATGACAATGATCATCGAATGTATGCAGTGAAATGATCTGACCACACCCCCAGCCCCCAGACACAGTCCCATCTCAGTGTTATCATCATCATTCACCATAACCAAGTGGTACATTTCTTATATTACCAACATTCCCTAGATTCAGGAAATGTTTCATGAGATTAGAAAATAACAATGTAACTCCAATATTTAAAAGAGAGACCAAAAGTAGGATACTACAGCCCAATTAGCACAACCCAAAAACACAAATGGGCACAAGGCCATGTGACTATGATCATAACTGATCATCCAGATCCAGCATCCCATATTGCATTCCACATACCCTTACCGGCAAATGGGTGAATGTTGGTCGGTGCGCActcggtggctcgaagggcctgttctcatactgtatctctaaactaaacactgtacCAACAAACTCATTGGAAGAAGCACGTGATCTTGCAGTGAATGTTTGCTCTGGCTTTAGATATTACCTTGATCAGAGTCTGATCTCTCGGAAGAAACCGTTGATCCTATGCTATCCGTTCGCATCCTCTCAATGTTAAGCAGTTCCAGCTGCCGTTTTAGGTGACGCTGCTCTCGCTGTAGCTGATCTATCTGATGAAGAGCCCTCCTGTCACCTTCTTCAAGTGTCTAGAAGGAAACACAAATAACTGAAGAGCaaaagaaaaaaacccacacGTCCTGGGAATCAGAAATAAAAAGCCAAATACTGGAAATAGCTAATcagggaagagagaaacagaggaCATTCCAGGTTGGTGAGTTTTGTCAGAACAAGGAATCGTTAGACATTGAGCATCATTTAGTTTGAAAGAGAAAGGGTGGCAAGAAcaaaattaaattttgttatagGTTGGAGACAAAGTGAACCAAGCGATGGCTGGTGATGCAAGCCGAGTGAAGATAGTGAAGCATAGATAAGTCATCTATTTGGAAACTAAAATATTTCTTACATTCGCTGACAAGTCAGGTGTCTGTTAAAAGAACATGAAATTAAGACATGCTCAGATAAATATCCCAACTTCAAGTGTTACAAGGATCCACTCATGTCAGCTAGTGGTACCTTAAGGTGCACTTTCACTCCATTGGTGGTGAAATACAGGATTTCTACTTGATCTTcacaaatcaaaatttaaatgatGGTGGCAAGGCAAAGACTTTGAGATATCTCTCGTCAATATtcactgcaaacatgtactggagAAGCACTGAAAAAGTGCCGTGATATGGTCCACAATTCAATAAGAGCTGGAGGAAGTATACCATGCAATAAATGCCTTTGGAACCAATTTATCCTTGAGGATAAAGGATATGTAAAAGTCCAAGAAACTTTGACTTTAGTTGCTAAAAACATATCTGATTGCAATGAAGTTTtatgagatgttacatttaacacCCTAAAGGCCAATGGTGAATTAGCCAAGTTTTTCTGCAGAGCTAATGAGGGCACAGAGTTTCTGCCTCCTGCTTACCTTGATATGTAACTTGGCCTTCATAAGTAAACTGAGTGTGGTATGCCTTGTACTCTCTGCTCCCACTggtaccaattctttcaaacgtcCCAAGCAAAGTCGCAGATGGGCTCGCCTGGTTAACAAAAAAGACACTCATTTAAATTTACAACACAGCAACCGATAGGAAAAGAAAACTCCAAAATACTGCACCTTTTAGATTGCTGATCAGGTAAAACTGCGACTCCATTCAACTTCACTTTAAACCTCTCCATCTTTAATCAGTTGAATTTCTTAAACTGGCTGATCATATttcatgtatatattttttaggtttattatcatgtgtactgaggtagagtgcaaagttttgttttacatgctatccaaaaagatcagatatactacacataaatacaatcaactcaaactaaagtacaatagatagagcaaaggggaagatacagagcgcagaatatCGTTCTCAACGTCATAGTGTAGcagctcca is a genomic window containing:
- the mxd1 gene encoding max dimerization protein 1, producing the protein MTAVQLINIERLIEAAHYLERREREAEHGYAALLPDRSEDSGSKRKSKSKKNAGSRSTHNEMEKNRRAHLRLCLGRLKELVPVGAESTRHTTLSLLMKAKLHIKTLEEGDRRALHQIDQLQREQRHLKRQLELLNIERMRTDSIGSTVSSERSDSDQEDIDVDVESTEGMARELDWSNSGVSDSDEQISVKSSGSDEGYFSTGIRRMKLLPIPHKTLASL